In Candidatus Eisenbacteria bacterium, the following proteins share a genomic window:
- a CDS encoding dipeptidase — translation MKASKAFAFIDQNQGRLVDELVQFLRIPSISAHKERDPDVEAALEYDKRKLESLGFRTEIWPTRSHAGLFAERLVSPDLPTVLIYGHVDVQPVDPVELWTSPPFEPRIADGKIWARGADDNKGQHYAQIAGVEAVLAADGELPVNVKLILESDEEYDSEAMAAELPKHAAKLACDVFVVSDSNFPDRDHPAVTLSLRGIKAFEITIRGASSDKHSGEWGGMLYEPIDVLRWTLQNLKDFETGRVLVPGFYDDVDPPTPETRAAIAGRPWDDAAQARGQGVSRLFREEGYTPLESGTLRPTLQVNGIVGGYTGEGFKTVIGNQARAKISMRLVPRQDPEKIAALFERRVRELVGDMGTLEIREFGGGRPFWSDPKSPYVQAGLRALTSAFGRPAVMLAMGGSIPIVPAVVRVTGAACVMMGFGLPEDNLHAPDENFPVENFLGGAKAAAAFLYEMAGVRERVPARK, via the coding sequence ATGAAAGCCTCGAAGGCGTTCGCATTCATCGATCAGAACCAGGGCCGCCTCGTCGACGAGCTGGTCCAGTTCCTCCGCATTCCGAGCATCAGCGCGCACAAGGAGCGCGACCCGGACGTCGAGGCGGCGCTCGAGTACGACAAGCGGAAGCTGGAGTCGCTCGGGTTCCGCACCGAGATCTGGCCGACGCGCTCGCACGCGGGCCTTTTCGCGGAGCGCCTCGTCTCCCCCGACCTTCCGACGGTGCTGATCTACGGGCACGTCGACGTCCAGCCGGTCGACCCGGTCGAGCTCTGGACCTCGCCGCCCTTCGAGCCGCGGATCGCGGACGGGAAGATCTGGGCGCGCGGGGCGGACGACAACAAGGGGCAGCACTACGCCCAGATCGCCGGCGTGGAGGCGGTGCTCGCCGCGGACGGGGAGCTCCCCGTCAACGTGAAGCTCATCCTCGAGAGCGACGAGGAGTACGACAGCGAGGCGATGGCCGCGGAGCTCCCGAAGCACGCGGCGAAGCTCGCGTGCGACGTCTTCGTCGTCTCGGACTCGAACTTCCCCGACCGCGACCATCCGGCCGTGACGCTCTCGCTCCGCGGCATCAAGGCCTTCGAGATCACGATCCGCGGCGCCAGCTCGGACAAGCATTCGGGCGAGTGGGGCGGGATGCTCTACGAGCCGATCGACGTGCTGAGATGGACGCTTCAGAACCTGAAGGACTTCGAGACCGGGCGCGTGCTCGTCCCGGGCTTCTACGACGACGTGGATCCGCCCACCCCCGAGACGAGGGCGGCGATCGCGGGGCGCCCGTGGGACGACGCCGCCCAGGCGCGGGGCCAGGGCGTGTCCCGTCTCTTCCGCGAGGAGGGCTACACGCCGCTCGAGTCGGGCACGCTCCGGCCCACGCTCCAGGTGAACGGGATCGTGGGGGGCTACACGGGAGAGGGATTCAAGACGGTGATCGGGAACCAGGCGCGCGCGAAGATCTCGATGCGTCTCGTACCGCGGCAGGATCCGGAGAAGATCGCCGCGCTCTTCGAGCGGCGCGTCCGCGAGCTGGTGGGGGACATGGGGACCCTGGAGATCCGCGAATTCGGAGGGGGGCGCCCCTTCTGGTCGGATCCGAAGAGCCCGTACGTGCAGGCGGGACTCCGCGCGCTCACTTCCGCGTTCGGCAGGCCCGCGGTCATGCTGGCGATGGGCGGCTCGATTCCCATCGTCCCCGCCGTGGTCCGCGTCACCGGCGCGGCATGCGTCATGATGGGATTCGGCCTGCCGGAGGACAACCTGCACGCCCCCGACGAGAACTTCCCGGTCGAGAACTTCCTGGGAGGGGCGAAGGCGGCCGCGGCGTTCCTCTACGAGATGGCGGGGGTTCGAGAGCGCGTTCCCGCAAGAAAATAG
- a CDS encoding Flp family type IVb pilin: MLQFAKGFIRDERGEDLIEYGLLAAFVAAIAVAVIIADPLGLMGAVEGAYQDAVDALNSM; encoded by the coding sequence ATGCTTCAGTTCGCGAAGGGCTTCATCCGTGATGAGCGCGGCGAGGATCTCATTGAGTACGGTCTTCTGGCCGCCTTCGTGGCCGCGATTGCTGTCGCGGTGATCATCGCGGATCCGCTCGGTCTCATGGGCGCGGTCGAGGGTGCGTATCAGGACGCGGTTGACGCCCTGAACTCGATGTAA